CCAACGCGCATCGTAACACAATAATAATGGCGAGTGCGCGGGTTCCGCTGATCGCGATGCAAATAACGGTGCATCATTTCCGCCGGTGAACAGGTTCATTACGGAGTAGACCACGAGATTGTTCACCCTTTTCCCCACTTTTTACGACTAACCGTGGACTCGTGTTGAGCAGGAAGTAAAACATTTGTCATTGTCATCTTTTTACACCCCAAAAGATTGATACCGATCTTCAGTGGGCCTGCTCCCGCTGTCGGGTTGCAGTATAAAATGACGGCAAAGCGATTACGAGCAGCATACAGTGTTGAAGTGCAACTGCAAGCGTTTACCAGCTCAGAACTGTAATATGGCCGTTATCGTAAACACCTTCATCCTCGCCTTGGCCGCTAGTTTACTGCTGATGGTAAGTAACGAAAAACTCGTATAGCAAATAATGTTTATAATTCCGTACAACTGGATTCACTTCTAAACAGAGCTATGCCGCAGCGGATCCGAAGAAACCGGACGAAAAGGTGATGTCGATCGATGGAGCGGAGTCGTTGGGCATTAAACCAGTCGATCAGATGTTCGGCGAGTTGGAAGGATTCCGCATGCGAAGGGCTGCGCCGGGTTTCGAAGGAGTACGTGAACGCCGTGCCGCTCAGCAGGGACAGGATGGCAATGGACGAGGTGGTGGCCAAGGTGGTGGCCAAGGTGGACAGGGTGGCCAACGTGGACCTCCGAACGGCCAGGGACAAGGCAATGGACAGGGAGGCCAAAACAGTGGCGGGAATTAGATGCGGATTCGCAGTGGCAATGTAAGTGCACTATGCAGTGAAATATAAATCGACCAAATAAGTGTGAAGCATCAATTCGGAGAACTTGTTTTCGTTCAATGGTATCAGAGAAGACGTAATTGgttttaaatagaaaaaaatctaCAACGGTCGTACCATTTTTATTCCATCAACCGCGAACTCGCCTCACACTTTTAGACTCGCGTGATTCTGTTTTAGTTCCTCTTAAAACTAtcgaaattgtttcgaaaatcgattaatcTAAACACAGCTCGgtacattttaaaatttagCCTTTATCCTTCGTTctactttttctttcttttgggATGTGACATTGgtcgaaaaacagaaaatagtaAACTTTATAAGTTAATAAATACCATTTTTCCTTTCGCACACACGACTTCCGGTGCTTTGTAAACGCAATTTGGTTTCATCGCCTGCTGCTTTTCATCACAACCCAACGAAAATACCAGAACACCTATGACGCGATGGGTTACTACGTTACTTTTGAGTGTTTCGACGAGCGATTCGGTGCGCTGCAAATTTACACAAATAATCTATGCTAGCGGCATCGTGTTCCGATGCCGGGCGTCTCTGCATCCGATCGTTGCcatcttttttcttcttaaaatcacaaatcaatACCACAGTAGCGGAATAAAGAATTAAGGTAATATAATACATAAACCGTGGAATGTTTAGTGGTTAGCCGCGGAGTCAGGGCTACCGAAGTGAAACTCCGGGGCTACTCTGGAATGATTCAGTAGCTGGTGCTGTCTTCTGTTTGCTCCTTATAACTAGTTTCGCTCAGGACGGGACATGGGAACTCACACAGTAATATCATCTTAGGAACATCCTGAATGCCGACATCAATTTGGTGTTGGTCAGCGAATGAAAAAAAGCGCGAACCCCATGCCGAACCGATCACACTTGTGTCATGGTGCATCGGCGaaggaatagaaaaaaatagtGGAAGCATCCTCGTCCCGTGCCTTCTCAAGGCCCGCCGACAACGATTTCCTAGGCAAGATACATCTCAGCTACGTATAAGGCACTTTATATCATGGTTAGTATGGTTGGCCGGTGGTTTGCTTCGAGGTTTGTAGTTTTTGTGTAGGTCAGGGTCAAGTTAAGCTTAAATCTCGACTTACAATGATATCATACACGTGCCGGAATTGCACTTTAAATTTCCTGCAACGAAAGAACCGAACCATTGTGCGTTTTCTGGTCCTCCAGGATGGTGGTGAGCGTTTTGAAGACGTTATCGGGCAGATGGTCGAGCAGCATGCGCGGCATTACCTTCAGCTCGGTGAAGTCTTCGGCCGTTGCCCAGCGCATCTCGTAAGTTGGGCCACCGCTGTTTGATTTTCTAAAACAGAAAGCCACAATTTGTTAAGTTAAGGAACACGCTAAAGATTTAAGATAGGAATTAATTTCAAGACGGGCTCACTTTTCTAGCTCCGTTTTCTTCCGTCGCACAATGTGCAGTATCCGACCGCCGGTATAGAGCCGCGTTTTCGCAAACCGGCGCAGGGAGATTTCACTGGACAGCAGGCCACCCTCCTGTGAACGAGGGAAGGAAATTGAGTTCAAGTTTGGCTCGttcgtagatcatccgtctcgctgcACCGATTTATCGGATTCTTTGGTGTCAGTGCCCTAAACGGCTTTGCCCGGTCTAATGATAATAAACGACAATTAAATTGAGAAAGCCACCTACCGCCGTGGCCACAGTTTGTATGGGGCGCTCTTCCGAAGGGAGCAGCGGACTTTGGGCGGCCTTCTTCGTGATTTCCGTCACATCGTGCCAGGTCGTCTCCAGGTCTCGCGACGGTACACCGAACAGTGCGTACCCGAACCCGTTCAGCATGATGCGCCACTGCAGATTTGAACAGTGAGAGATTGGTTTTCAGtaccccgtttttttgtgggtttccGGGCCTCACCTTCGGTAGCTTGCAAGCCCTAATCGTTTCGATCACGCTGGTGCGCAGGTTTTCGATCGAATCCACACCGAGCCGCATCACGAAATCGTCCCCGACGCCGATGGTGAAGGCGAAGCTTTCCGTGCACTGGGCCGCCTCACGGCTCAGCAGTCCGGCCGGTGTCGCAAACGCGTATACCCGCAGGTCCGGATAGCGGCTACGTAGTTTGGCCGCCAGCAGGATCGAAACGCCCGCCCCGAGACTGTGCCCGGTCAGGACGAGCGTGTACTCGGGGTAAGTCGCCAGGATGCGCTCGAGGATGTTGCCTTCCCGCAGTCGTTTCAGCATACAGTCGACACCGGCAACCATGCCCCGGTGCGCGGACGAATCGGGCGGCATCCCAGGAGCCTCGAAGCGCTCGGCGTTTGCCACGAGATCGGTGAACACGTCGCGCATCGACAGACTACCGCGGATCGCGATGACGATGCTTTTCGTGCTGTGATCCGCCATGATGCAGAATGGTAACTGGAAGTAAGAGGAAGCAAACCACAATTAGCAACAAAGCTTAAATGAGCCTATAgaattttcaatcaacattCCGCCATTGGCTAGCGCTCCTGTATATAAGGAACTGTTCTGGTCTGGTGCTCTAGGTGATCACCGTAACGCCGATCCCGAAATGGTTCCCAATCTGGTTGCCCTCTTCTACTGCGGAACAATCGTCGGCTGCGTTCTGCCACACATCAAAGCGGACAGTAAGTGCCACTGCGTTTAACCGAATAGCCTCAACAATgtagaaaattcaatttttcaaaggTATTGTAATGACCGGGAAACGGTACAGCAACAGTTCCTACTCGTGCTACGCGCGCCATACACGCGACGGCCTGGAGTATCACCTAACCTACAGCGTTTGCGTTATGGTACCGGAAGTGAACGGAATACAGGAAGGCCCAACCCCCAGTCAGTGCGTCCACTACGAGTGTTCGATCACAAGCACCCATTTGATGGCTGACGATGGTCAGCTGAGATGCAATCGCTCCGAAAACGCAGCCACACCAACCATTCGCTTTGATCCTCTGGACGCGCTCCCGGAACGGCCGTCGGTGCAGTCACGGTTCTTTCGAGAGCCATcgttttcgcttccggtgaacCATCGGCGTGCGAAACGGGACTTCAATTGGGTTACGTTTTTGGAAAAGTTCTCGTTCATGGGTCGCCACCAGAGCACGGTCAGCAAAAACAACGAGGCGTACTTTCACTACAATTTCATGAACAAACCGTCGGGAGGTGGGCGGCCGACCGGGGAAGGTCCGATTATTACTacaacaccgccaccaccgatacAAACAACCGGAACGCCAGTTCCTTAGTTACttctttttcaaattttcgctTGTGAGTAGAGGTTTGTGAAAGTATAAAGTAATATCCTTCCATGCGAAGTTCTTGATGTCCATCTTAACACACTATCAAATGTTAATATCGTTAAGATGAAGTAAATGTGAactttgaattaaattttagcTAATGAAACAAATAGCATCGCATTGTTAGGCTGAATCATGCACCCAAAGTTTCGGCCTAGGAGGTCTGAAACCGTTAGCTCGATTACGGTTGGCGCGCACTAATTGCCGCactaatcaaataaaacataaactccGCTAGCcccaaactgtcaaacaataTTCCAACGGAGTACTCGAAACGgatagccagccagccaaccgggtGCGCTGAGCGAAGGGTTTACGAAGCTCACCCTGAACCCCAAAGCCGATAAGCTCCAAAGCGCAACCCGCAAAGTTGACATTCTTTGCAACCCTGCCCAGCAACACGCCGGAACAGGTTTCGTGTTATCACGACAGTGGCACACGCGCTTGTGCCACCCTTCCCTAGCTTCCGGCGAGCTATAAAACCGCCATCGGCCAACCGACTCGAACCAGTTGCCAGTTTCGTTACGGACAAGGTAAGAATCGTCCTCAGAATGAAGGTTGCGTTTGCAGTGCTGGTTGTGTTCGGTGTGTCGCTGGTCGCGGCCGCTTCTCCGGTGCAATGTGACGAACAGGAAGCAAACTTGGAGAAAGTGTACGGTAACAAACTCGTGGTGGTCAGCCCGGAGGAAGAAAGCATTGAAGGTAGACATTTTCCAGTGGCCACTTAAAAGTAGTGACTCGAGTTCGATCGGATTCTTCACAGATGCCGATGAGCAAGCCTTGCGCGATGATCCACCCACCAGGGAGCAGCTGGACAAGATGAAGTCACGTAATTCAAAGTTCCTCGGTGTAGAGCGCAGCTCGGAGGAGCAGTAGTTGTAGTGGACGGGCGAGCGAGTGAAGCGTAACTAACCTCAAatacatgatttttgaacgaagCGTGCAGAACGTCCTCACTTCGGAGCCGGGATGTGTAGCGGACGCCGGCCAGATGACACAGGCAGCAGTTATCGTCGATTATGATCTGTGGTTTTCGCCTGAAAATGTATAAACAATCGCTCGATTAGTTACAGagttaaattactttattaGTAGCACGGAGGCTATGGTCAATAGGTGGCGCTGATAGCATTAACTTTCAGCCAAGATTTGAACCGTTGGCGACTAATTAGTAAATTAAGAAAATCCGTTTATCCATCAGTAGAATTtctaaaataattttcaactGTTGGCCACTCGCAATAAAGTGGCCGCATCGGCGAATTCCACTGGGGTTCCACCGGGGAGTTTCTTACCGGAAGCAAGCGCAGCACGTCATTTTCGGTATTAACCGATACGGTCCGGTGCAACAGTTCAGATAGCACACCATCGGCCAGCCGTACGCGGCCAGGGCGAAGCGCAGAAAGTGGCGCGCGTTCTTGATCGTCATCCAGGCGGGTGACGTGGCGAAGACGCGCGTAATGTCGGTCGAGTAGCGTGGCCCGTCGTCGTTCAGCATCCGGATTCGGCGCATCTCGCGCGTCTCCCGCTTCTGGCGCACCCGCAACAGTACGCAGCCGGCCACGATGTCGGACGGCACGAGATCGGTCCCTCGGAACAGGGCACTCAGCAGGCTGGCCACCTGCGTGAACGCCTCGTGGCCGAACTCGTCCCGTCGCAGGCAGCAGAAcgcccaccggaaccgccggaaccACAGCTTCGAGACTTTCCGGTGGATGGCGGACTCGGTGGGACCGTTGTCGTTCGTGTCACGCCCGTTCTTGTACTTGGCCGAACCGAGCGGATCGAAGACGATCGCGAGGCCGAAGATGATCAACGCAAACACTACCCAGTTGAAAAGTACGATAGCTGTaagcaaagagaaaaaaacggtaacaTGGTTTTTTCGGCCCACTAAACAGGACCCCCTGCGGTTTTTTAATCGTATTGAGCTAATTCCTTACAGGTTAATGGGTACGGTGCTACATTGCCCCTCGGTGacgtaagagagagagagacgttaAGATGAAGCAGACATTGAATGAAAGAAATTTTATAGCTCTACGTGGGCGCTACGTAAAGTACAAAACCGCTTCGCTTGGAGACGCATTTAACAGTTTAATGgcaaatgtttaaaataatgcCCGGACACAATGAATTATGGCCACAATTAAGACTTTCGTGTGCTCTTTCGCCCCAGACGCACGTCAGTCGCAATGATTCAACGGAGTTTGGAAGACGGAAAACGGGTTGCTTCTTGTTATAGAAACGGGAAACCCCGTGGCGTTATTTACACATTCCTACCCAGGACGCGACCGAACGCAAGGTACTCATAATTGAGTTATTACGGGGCCCCTTTTTTTACTAAGAATATGACGTGAAGTGACTCGCTGAACTTTTCTGAACCCTCGTAATTAAACCATTTCTTTGCTAACTGCACGGCAATCGCTTTGCATTTACGTCACGTTAGTTTCAGATTCGTGTATACTATTGGAGTGACCTTTCGCCTTTTTGTTTAATGCCAAAACATCTaaaattttatcgttttgtcCTTTACTTTTTCATCTAAAAAATATGGGgtgtcattttatttattgcaggAACTAAGGCAAGGTTTTCAGtaattttgtagtttttttgTACAATTGGGATGCTATTGATTGACTTCCAGAAAGGGTAATTTTTTTGAGCGATACACATTGATTATGATCCAAAAGATTTAAATGCCGAAATGAAACGGAATCAACCTTCAAAGAACGATACTGcggaaacgaacaaaaacatataacttttttttcttgttttcagCTAGGCCAAAATCTTAACGTAATAAAAGATGGCGTTTGATTACCAACAAGACATAGAATAGATCTTGAAACACTACGCGTTGACCATGACCAgaatttgcttttatttgGTCTAGGTTTTTCAAACTAGACAAAAACGCCGAAACAACTTACGCGGAACGAGTGGCGTTTAGGTTGTATCATTAGCTCAATTTTGAATAGATGTCTTTTGCTCTTTTGATAGATTTATGGACTTCACTTTAGCTAAAACTATAGCCCACTTGTTAATTGCTCAGCTATGACGTCTTATGGTTAATAAAAGCCCTGAAATCACCTACCTTCAATCACAGTTCTCGATACTTTATCACTACTCCTACAGTCGAACGTGCCGCAAAACGCCCACATGGTGCCGAGCACGTTCAGTCCCGTTTCCGGGAGAATTAACAGTATTCTGTGGGAAAACATCGGAATGGCGGGTGAAAACCATTGATCAATATATAAATCTGGTACTCCATCACACTTACTTTATCACCAGCAGCGGGACGACCAGGCGGCGCTTGTGCACCTCGGTGATGCTGCCCTGGGCGCTGCGGTTGACTAAGAGCACGAGTAGAACTATATTTACACTAATTAACACTATGGTCCCTACGAGATAGATCCGTACCGGGAGTGCGTCCTCACCGCACTCCTCGGTCACGCTCCAGTAGGTGGACGTTACGCATGATATTAGCCCGAGCCTGCCGAGAGAGATGGGAGAGAGCAAGAAAATATTAGAGAAATCTCCCCCCGAGAGACTCCCAGAGTCTCCCCGAGTCTTACCACACGATGCGGAAGCAGATTTCGAACACGCACGGAAACACGAGGTCGTCCGAGGCGGCTAACCATTTCCGGCCAAACAGACGCAAAGCTGGCATGACCTGTGCAGGGAGAGTGTACAGAGAAAACAGTTGGATTAGATACACGGAACAGGGCTGGCAAACGCTCGGTCGCTCAATCAATGCAGGGCAGTGAAACAGGAGAAAAACTGAGATGATAAGCCAAGATCTTATCGAGATAATTGCCGGGGAACGGTGACCCTGAAACGCGCTGAGCGGAGGCAGTGCAAGGTGAAAGGTGAATTATCGGGCGTGCAAAATCGGTAATGCCGGAAGTCCATGGCGCGGGTTCCACTCTATACCGCGGCTGCAAACCAATTACAGAGCTCACGaaaccactggccaccgacagACAGCGAGGCTCATAAATATGCATATGCAGGGGCATGGGCACCAGCCTTAGGCCTCGGCGTGTTTGTTCTAGAAAATCGACAGATAATGAAAACTGTTCCCAGCGGGCCTAGGTCCGAGCCCGAGATCATCGTTTCGCATCATCgtggcggacggacggaggaTCACTTTCGTCCGCTGCCTCGCGGTAGCGACGAACTCTTTTCGACGAACTTCAACTGGCGGGGTCACTCGGCGTAGGGCGGTgggcattttaattaaaagctgGGGTTGCATAATTGGAATTTATGTCCGTTCGCGCGCGTATTCGCGCCCCTGACTGGCGTTTCCCATCGTTTTGCCACAGCGCATCTACCGGACTCTTGATGAGCGATCGTTCCGCCCAGATAGAGTTTAATTAATCTGTGAATCATGTGTAAACAGTAATCCTGAGATCGCGCCCGATTCCATATTCGGAGGAAGGTGGCAAAATGAATGGAACCgagtcatcgtcgtcgccgtcggacAAAGTGTTTCGCTGTCGAAGTCTTGCGAATTAACAATGTCGTCCAGCGGCATTTATTTACCCTCGGGGAAACGGCAAAAACGTGCAGAATttagcaccggcagcagcagtgttgaacaatcaattattttattgactCACTCACGCCTTGACGTTGTGTTTTATAATACGGtttgtatcgatttttgcGACACCGATGGAGTAGCGGAATCCGTTGCGGGACTGGCATGCCGCCGACCACAGTTCGAATCCTAAGCAGGAAACAGAAACTTTAATGCTCATCAATACGGAGTAGAGTTTAACTCAAAAAATTAAGACGAAGGCTTTCAAGGAGAGGTGTCTAGTACGGTTGAAGGCCATCGCAGAGAGAGGACATCATCAACGCGGATCTTATTGTGGACACTCTCGCCTCACACTTGGCCGTTCGTCCTTGAAGTACGTAAGACGTCGCGCACTGGGCCGGCATTGATTTGATCATAATTTACAGCACTGCATCCGTGACATCGGCCGGCACAGCgctgtgtgcttgtgtgtgtccGTTCGTCTTGAATCCCAAGTGTCACGGTCAAAAGCGCCCCGATGGTCACTCACTTGACCGCCCAACGTGTCACGCCCCTTCGGATGATCGAAACACCGTGTCCAAGTGCAGCTtgcgaacgaaccgaaagggCGTTGGTCAAAGGTCGGCCGACTgaacaaaaagtgcaaaaggGATTAcacgacagagagaaagaaaaaaggaccaagtcagagagaaagagagagagagagagagagagagagagagagagagagagagagagagaggagaagAAAAGTGGAATCATAAACGAGAATGCAAAATCGAACCCGGCGCGGTCGCTCGGGCAGTCGGATGGCCCTGATCGCCGGCCGGTTgcttggccaccgccgctatGGTTCACCTTAACCTTTGCCCCTCTGTGCCTCTCCACCTGGCTCCCCTCCCGGCTCCAACCACCCGGACTCGTCGAAACGTCATCGACAGTTATGAGCGTTCGGTCGGCCCCGGATCGCTAGAGTACAATTACACATCCCCTAGCCTTCCCGAAACCATCCTACCACGTGCCACCCACAGCCACCCCTCCGTCAGGGCCAGGGCAGGCCACGTGTTTGCAAGGAGTTCATCGAGAAGGAGCCAACGCTGATGACTTGACTTCTTGAACCGAGTCCGGTTGCCGGGCGTTGCCAAGGACAAGGTGTAGATTACAATGAGCAACGTCCCCCACCGCAGGTCATCCCCCACTGCACGGGCCTTTCGCTCCAATCACGGGCGGGCGTTATTAATTTAGTGCGCGGAAGATTACTCTGGTCACCTCACTCACCGAGACCGGGGATCGCTTCATCTCTCTTCCAGAGCATCTCGCCACCTTGGCAcgtgttttgctttgcgccGCCCGCCAATTTCTCACAGGACGCCGGGCTtttcaaagcgaaaaataaatcatcccaGACCTTCCGAGGGAAGGTGCACGTGGGAAGCCAACTTGGTTGCTCCTTTGAAAGGGGACAGCTAATTTCGTCATTTCGGG
The nucleotide sequence above comes from Anopheles bellator chromosome 1, idAnoBellAS_SP24_06.2, whole genome shotgun sequence. Encoded proteins:
- the LOC131215207 gene encoding rRNA 2'-O-methyltransferase fibrillarin-like, which produces MAVIVNTFILALAASLLLMSYAAADPKKPDEKVMSIDGAESLGIKPVDQMFGELEGFRMRRAAPGFEGVRERRAAQQGQDGNGRGGGQGGGQGGQGGQRGPPNGQGQGNGQGGQNSGGN
- the LOC131206583 gene encoding diacylglycerol lipase-beta-like, with protein sequence MPALRLFGRKWLAASDDLVFPCVFEICFRIVWLGLISCVTSTYWSVTEECGEDALPVRIYLVGTIVLISVNIVLLVLLVNRSAQGSITEVHKRRLVVPLLVIKILLILPETGLNVLGTMWAFCGTFDCRSSDKVSRTVIEAIVLFNWVVFALIIFGLAIVFDPLGSAKYKNGRDTNDNGPTESAIHRKVSKLWFRRFRWAFCCLRRDEFGHEAFTQVASLLSALFRGTDLVPSDIVAGCVLLRVRQKRETREMRRIRMLNDDGPRYSTDITRVFATSPAWMTIKNARHFLRFALAAYGWPMVCYLNCCTGPYRLIPKMTCCACFRRKPQIIIDDNCCLCHLAGVRYTSRLRSEDVLHASFKNHVFELPFCIMADHSTKSIVIAIRGSLSMRDVFTDLVANAERFEAPGMPPDSSAHRGMVAGVDCMLKRLREGNILERILATYPEYTLVLTGHSLGAGVSILLAAKLRSRYPDLRVYAFATPAGLLSREAAQCTESFAFTIGVGDDFVMRLGVDSIENLRTSVIETIRACKLPKWRIMLNGFGYALFGVPSRDLETTWHDVTEITKKAAQSPLLPSEERPIQTVATAEGGLLSSEISLRRFAKTRLYTGGRILHIVRRKKTELEKKSNSGGPTYEMRWATAEDFTELKVMPRMLLDHLPDNVFKTLTTILEDQKTHNGSVLSLQEI
- the LOC131206584 gene encoding uncharacterized protein LOC131206584, producing MVPNLVALFYCGTIVGCVLPHIKADSIVMTGKRYSNSSYSCYARHTRDGLEYHLTYSVCVMVPEVNGIQEGPTPSQCVHYECSITSTHLMADDGQLRCNRSENAATPTIRFDPLDALPERPSVQSRFFREPSFSLPVNHRRAKRDFNWVTFLEKFSFMGRHQSTVSKNNEAYFHYNFMNKPSGGGRPTGEGPIITTTPPPPIQTTGTPVP